In Synechococcus sp. KORDI-52, one genomic interval encodes:
- a CDS encoding aspartate aminotransferase family protein, with protein sequence MNTYGRFPLALAKGKGCWVKDTQGRRYLDAVAGIATCTLGHSDRAMQRALRKQLGRLQHVSNLYRIPEQEELASWLVRNSCADSVFFCNSGAEANEAAIKLARKHGHQRRGIEQPVILTAAASFHGRTLAAVTATGQPKFHKGFEPMVTGFDYFPYNDLKALEALINRYEQAGPSIAAVLVEPLQGEGGVNPGNRAFFSRLREICTERSILLILDEVQVGMGRSGRLWGYEQLGITPDAFTLAKGLGGGHAIGALLVNASADVFEPGDHASTFGGNPFACRAGLTVATEIERRDLLTNVTARGEQLRDGLQELVNCFPEHLQGVRGWGLLQGIVIREDSSWTAPALAKAAIDHGLLLVAAGPSVLRMVPPLTINKREVRELLRRLAATLSSLS encoded by the coding sequence ATGAACACCTACGGTCGTTTTCCTTTGGCTTTGGCCAAGGGGAAGGGCTGCTGGGTCAAGGACACCCAAGGGCGGCGCTACCTGGATGCTGTTGCTGGCATTGCCACCTGCACCCTGGGCCATAGCGACAGAGCCATGCAGCGGGCTCTGCGCAAGCAGCTGGGACGGCTCCAGCACGTTTCCAACCTCTATCGGATTCCGGAACAGGAAGAGCTGGCCAGCTGGCTGGTGCGCAACAGCTGTGCCGACAGCGTCTTCTTCTGCAATTCCGGCGCTGAAGCTAATGAAGCCGCGATCAAGCTGGCGCGCAAACACGGCCATCAACGGCGCGGCATCGAACAGCCCGTGATCCTCACGGCAGCAGCCAGCTTCCATGGCCGCACGCTCGCGGCGGTCACCGCCACCGGTCAACCCAAGTTCCACAAGGGTTTTGAGCCCATGGTGACTGGGTTTGATTATTTCCCTTACAACGATCTGAAGGCCCTCGAAGCCCTGATCAACCGCTACGAACAGGCCGGTCCCTCGATCGCGGCCGTTCTGGTGGAGCCCCTACAAGGTGAGGGTGGCGTCAACCCTGGAAACCGCGCCTTCTTCTCACGCCTGCGCGAGATCTGCACGGAGCGAAGCATTCTGCTGATCCTTGATGAGGTGCAGGTGGGCATGGGGCGGAGTGGCCGCCTCTGGGGCTATGAGCAACTGGGCATCACCCCTGACGCCTTCACCCTGGCCAAGGGCCTTGGCGGTGGCCATGCCATTGGTGCCCTGCTGGTGAATGCGTCAGCTGATGTGTTTGAACCCGGCGACCATGCCAGCACCTTCGGCGGCAATCCTTTCGCCTGCCGGGCGGGGTTGACGGTGGCCACCGAAATCGAACGACGAGATCTGCTGACCAATGTCACAGCCCGAGGCGAACAACTGCGCGACGGGCTCCAGGAGCTTGTGAACTGCTTCCCCGAGCACCTGCAAGGCGTGCGGGGCTGGGGCCTGCTGCAAGGCATCGTGATCCGGGAGGACAGCAGTTGGACGGCTCCCGCACTGGCGAAAGCCGCCATCGACCACGGTCTGCTGCTGGTGGCGGCAGGCCCCTCAGTGCTGCGCATGGTGCCCCCTCTGACGATCAACAAGCGCGAGGTGCGCGAACTGCTGCGCCGTCTGGCGGCAACCCTCTCCAGCCTCAGCTGA
- a CDS encoding RNA methyltransferase: MVRRLKSLATRAGREAEGLLLLEGTHLLQELLKGGSAPEEIIATEGWLQRHPALAEQCSGARWRLVTDEVLRAALTTVTPDGVACLSRLDDLPSVPSDLEFVLVLDRIQDPGNLGTLLRTALAADVNAVLMGGGVDPLGTKVLRASAGALLQLPHQRFGPSEAMAIPMLQQQLKHLGALGVQVVATLVPDSSRGDRPSPYWDLDWTLPTALVLGTEGTGLHPELQACCTHAVTLPHSARVESLNVASAAVPLLLERRRATMTATSQQFG, translated from the coding sequence TTGGTCAGGCGTCTCAAAAGCCTGGCCACCCGTGCAGGACGTGAGGCAGAAGGGTTGTTGCTCTTGGAAGGCACCCACCTCCTGCAGGAGCTTCTGAAGGGGGGATCGGCGCCTGAGGAAATCATCGCCACCGAGGGCTGGTTGCAGCGTCATCCAGCGCTTGCCGAGCAATGCTCCGGGGCGCGATGGCGCCTGGTCACCGATGAGGTGTTGCGAGCAGCACTCACGACGGTCACACCCGATGGTGTTGCCTGCCTGAGCCGCTTGGATGACCTGCCCAGCGTCCCCTCGGATCTGGAGTTTGTGCTGGTTCTTGACCGCATTCAGGATCCCGGCAACCTGGGCACCCTGTTGCGGACGGCGCTGGCTGCTGATGTGAATGCGGTCCTGATGGGAGGTGGTGTTGATCCGCTTGGGACAAAAGTGTTGCGGGCCTCTGCCGGCGCTCTGCTTCAACTGCCGCACCAACGCTTTGGTCCCAGTGAAGCAATGGCGATTCCGATGCTTCAGCAGCAACTGAAACATCTGGGAGCGTTGGGAGTGCAGGTTGTGGCCACCCTGGTGCCGGATTCCAGTAGGGGCGATCGTCCATCTCCCTATTGGGATCTCGACTGGACGCTGCCGACAGCGCTGGTGCTCGGCACCGAAGGTACAGGCCTGCACCCCGAGCTGCAGGCCTGTTGCACCCATGCCGTCACGTTGCCCCACAGCGCACGGGTGGAATCCCTGAATGTGGCCTCTGCTGCCGTTCCCCTCCTCCTGGAGCGACGACGAGCGACAATGACCGCCACATCGCAGCAGTTTGGGTGA
- a CDS encoding NADH-quinone oxidoreductase subunit K produces MQLSPLAPISSAVITVLIGLSGFALRRRLLSKLFAIDVAATGVVTLFVLVASRTGLGSPIIVDPQDVASSIADPFPQAVILTAIVIGFSVEALALVLLRHMARTHPLLRVDDFDNETAGP; encoded by the coding sequence ATGCAGCTGTCACCCCTTGCACCGATCAGTTCGGCGGTGATCACCGTGCTGATCGGTTTGAGCGGATTCGCACTGCGACGACGTCTGCTTTCCAAACTCTTTGCCATCGATGTCGCTGCGACTGGCGTGGTGACCTTGTTTGTGTTGGTGGCCTCCAGAACCGGCCTTGGATCACCAATCATTGTTGACCCTCAGGATGTTGCTTCGTCGATCGCGGATCCCTTTCCCCAGGCGGTGATTCTCACGGCGATTGTGATCGGCTTCTCAGTGGAAGCCTTGGCTTTGGTGCTGCTTCGGCACATGGCCCGCACGCATCCACTCCTGCGCGTTGATGACTTCGACAACGAGACCGCTGGACCATGA
- a CDS encoding proton-conducting transporter membrane subunit — protein MTVNSVVIGWLLLPAIAGFAAALSPRLGRPLLWVIPLLSLGVAFSFLGPNAALLPLSLSTSPAVSLQLETQQLPFLVLNALVLLAIVLQQPRQHDHDQFRPVLLLVLHGALNTIDLAADLVSIYVAIELISIVSFLLMVDLNHRASLWVAFRYLTLGDLAMLLFLLGVLVVYSTTGSFAMDAAARAPDVAILLLLVGLLIKSEAFLPGFWLPKTHAVISTENSALLSGCVVTAGIAPLSRLGLINANAAQLMLILGLLSVVLGGVAALVQNDLKRLLAWSTVSQMGFALLLPTVASLYALAHGLGKAALFLAVGELPARSIRALQQQRIIGRLGWPMLLASLSLIGLPLSLGYGAKTALVQLLPMPLATVVGWLGIITALVLVKLLPDRGALSPTERPSSGQPGSGLKGTDGSIKVRGIWLLCIALFVLPVALHQPLSLSAASVLKLALMLGVAVLGERLIRPALRGWTPPDLENFKSIVLAIGITLLVGTTINSTISTGAVVP, from the coding sequence ATGACCGTGAACAGCGTGGTGATCGGATGGCTGCTGCTGCCGGCCATCGCCGGCTTCGCAGCTGCCTTGAGCCCAAGGCTGGGACGCCCATTGTTGTGGGTGATCCCCCTTCTGAGCCTGGGCGTCGCCTTCAGTTTTTTGGGGCCCAACGCGGCTCTTCTGCCCCTCAGCCTCAGCACGAGCCCAGCCGTCAGCCTCCAACTGGAGACACAGCAACTTCCGTTTCTCGTGCTCAATGCATTGGTGCTGCTCGCCATCGTCCTGCAGCAACCACGGCAACACGACCACGATCAATTTCGACCTGTTTTGCTGCTCGTGCTGCATGGTGCACTCAACACGATTGACCTTGCAGCTGATCTGGTCAGCATCTATGTCGCGATCGAATTGATCTCGATTGTGAGCTTTCTGCTGATGGTGGATCTCAACCATCGCGCCAGCCTTTGGGTGGCCTTTCGCTATCTCACGTTGGGTGATCTGGCGATGTTGCTGTTCTTGCTTGGGGTTTTGGTGGTCTATTCCACAACAGGATCCTTCGCCATGGATGCGGCAGCGAGGGCCCCCGACGTTGCCATCCTGTTGCTTCTGGTTGGTCTGCTGATCAAGTCAGAAGCCTTTCTGCCGGGGTTTTGGCTGCCCAAGACCCATGCCGTCATCTCCACTGAAAATTCAGCCCTGCTCTCGGGCTGCGTGGTGACTGCCGGGATCGCGCCCCTCAGCAGACTCGGCCTGATCAACGCCAATGCCGCTCAACTGATGCTCATTTTGGGACTGCTGAGTGTTGTGCTCGGAGGCGTCGCGGCCCTCGTGCAAAACGATCTCAAACGTCTTCTCGCCTGGAGCACGGTGTCGCAGATGGGATTTGCGCTTCTGCTGCCCACAGTGGCCAGTCTCTATGCCTTGGCCCATGGCCTGGGCAAGGCCGCTCTCTTTCTTGCTGTCGGCGAACTCCCTGCTCGCTCGATCCGCGCCCTTCAACAGCAACGGATCATCGGGCGCCTCGGTTGGCCGATGCTGCTTGCCAGCCTCTCGTTGATCGGCCTCCCCCTCAGTTTGGGCTATGGCGCCAAGACCGCACTCGTTCAACTCCTGCCCATGCCACTCGCCACAGTGGTGGGGTGGCTTGGCATCATCACCGCCCTTGTTCTCGTCAAGCTCCTGCCCGACCGCGGGGCGCTGTCACCCACGGAACGCCCAAGCAGTGGTCAGCCGGGCTCCGGCCTTAAAGGGACAGACGGATCCATCAAGGTGCGAGGAATCTGGTTGCTGTGCATCGCCCTCTTTGTTCTCCCCGTGGCGCTGCATCAGCCCCTCTCCCTCAGCGCTGCTTCAGTCCTGAAGCTGGCGTTGATGCTGGGTGTGGCAGTTCTGGGAGAACGTCTGATCCGGCCGGCACTCAGAGGCTGGACACCACCGGATCTGGAAAATTTCAAATCCATCGTGCTGGCCATCGGCATCACCTTGCTGGTGGGGACGACCATCAACAGCACCATCTCCACGGGAGCGGTCGTGCCATGA
- the trpC gene encoding indole-3-glycerol phosphate synthase TrpC, whose translation MEIRRRPPNPKVRVAHLEYAVPHDEEEPRHILEKIVWEKDREIDAARDKVPLDNLKQQIAKLPPTKDFLGALQASAHQPAVIAEVKKASPSKGVIREDFDPVAIAKAYAAGGASCLSVLTDKTFFQGGFDVLVEVRKAVDLPLLCKEFVLSPYQLFQARAAGADAVLLIAAILSDQDLRYLNKAAAALGFTVLVEVHDATEMERVLSIGGFPLIGINNRDLTSFETDLATTEHLLNDFNDRLKQQGALVVSESGLFLRTDLDRVLAAGAGAVLVGEALMRQPDVEAGLLRLING comes from the coding sequence ATGGAGATCCGCCGTCGTCCCCCCAACCCCAAGGTGCGGGTGGCCCATCTCGAATATGCGGTGCCCCACGACGAGGAGGAACCGCGTCACATCCTCGAGAAGATTGTCTGGGAAAAAGACCGTGAGATCGATGCGGCCCGCGACAAGGTTCCCCTCGACAACCTGAAGCAGCAGATTGCCAAGCTTCCCCCCACCAAGGATTTTCTGGGGGCGCTTCAGGCGTCCGCTCACCAACCGGCGGTGATTGCTGAGGTCAAAAAAGCCAGCCCCAGCAAAGGGGTGATCCGAGAGGATTTCGACCCGGTGGCGATTGCCAAGGCCTACGCCGCAGGCGGCGCAAGTTGCCTGTCGGTGCTGACTGATAAGACTTTTTTTCAGGGGGGGTTCGATGTCTTGGTGGAGGTCCGCAAGGCCGTTGACCTTCCGCTGCTCTGCAAGGAGTTTGTGCTGAGCCCGTACCAGCTGTTTCAGGCCCGGGCGGCCGGCGCTGATGCGGTGCTGCTGATCGCTGCCATCCTTTCGGATCAGGACCTTCGTTACCTCAACAAAGCGGCAGCGGCTCTCGGGTTCACCGTTTTGGTGGAAGTGCACGATGCCACTGAAATGGAGAGGGTGCTCAGCATTGGCGGGTTCCCCTTGATCGGGATCAACAATCGCGATCTCACCAGCTTCGAGACGGATCTGGCCACGACCGAGCACCTGCTCAACGACTTCAATGACCGGTTGAAGCAGCAGGGGGCCTTGGTTGTGAGTGAGTCGGGTCTGTTCCTCCGGACTGATCTCGATCGGGTTCTGGCCGCCGGTGCAGGCGCGGTGCTGGTGGGGGAAGCCCTGATGCGGCAACCGGATGTTGAAGCGGGTCTGCTTCGATTGATCAACGGTTAA
- the lpdA gene encoding dihydrolipoyl dehydrogenase produces the protein MSDASFDFDVIVIGAGYGGFDAAKHAAEHGLKTAIVESRDMGGTCVNRGCVPSKALLAASGKVRELADDKHLSSFGIHAAPVRFERQKIADHANQLVQTIRTNLTKTLERAGVTILRGHGRLEGSQRVGLREQSGVDRVLTAKDVIIATGSDPFVPPGIETDGRTVFTSDEAINLEWLPRWIAIIGSGYIGLEFADVYTALGCEVTMIEAMDKVMPTFDPDIAKIAGRHLIDGRDIDARSGLLARKVTPGCPVQIELADFNSRELVETLEVDAVLVATGRVPSSKGLNLESLKVETNRGFVPIDDAMRVMVDGQPVPHLWAVGDVTGKLMLAHTAAAQGTVAVDNILGHAREIDYRSIPAATFTHPEISSVGLSEADAKALAEKDGFQLGSVRSYFKANSKALAELDSDGLMKLLFNKTSGEVLGAHIYGLHAADLIQEVANAVARRQSVRQLATEVHTHPTLSEVVEVAYKQAAAQVAA, from the coding sequence GTGAGCGACGCCAGCTTCGACTTTGACGTCATCGTTATCGGTGCCGGCTACGGCGGCTTTGACGCTGCCAAACATGCCGCCGAGCACGGACTGAAAACGGCGATCGTTGAATCCCGTGACATGGGTGGCACCTGTGTCAACAGAGGCTGCGTTCCTTCCAAGGCGCTGCTGGCTGCCAGTGGAAAAGTGCGTGAGCTGGCGGACGACAAGCATTTGTCGAGCTTTGGAATTCACGCAGCTCCGGTGCGTTTCGAGCGACAGAAGATCGCTGACCACGCCAATCAGTTGGTCCAAACCATCCGCACCAACCTCACCAAGACCCTTGAGAGGGCTGGGGTGACCATCCTCCGAGGCCATGGCCGTCTGGAGGGCAGCCAGAGGGTGGGGCTGCGGGAGCAAAGCGGCGTCGACCGGGTGCTGACCGCCAAGGACGTGATCATCGCCACGGGGTCTGATCCCTTTGTGCCGCCTGGGATCGAAACCGATGGCCGCACGGTGTTCACCAGTGATGAGGCCATCAATCTGGAATGGCTGCCGCGCTGGATCGCCATCATCGGCAGCGGTTACATCGGCCTTGAATTCGCTGATGTGTACACCGCCCTCGGTTGCGAAGTGACGATGATCGAGGCGATGGACAAGGTGATGCCCACCTTTGACCCCGACATCGCCAAGATCGCTGGCCGGCATCTCATTGACGGTCGCGATATCGATGCTCGCTCCGGTCTGCTCGCCCGCAAGGTCACCCCCGGCTGTCCGGTGCAGATCGAATTGGCCGATTTCAACAGCCGTGAGCTGGTGGAGACCCTTGAGGTGGATGCCGTTCTGGTGGCGACAGGGCGTGTTCCCAGCAGCAAGGGCCTCAACCTGGAGTCGCTGAAGGTGGAGACCAACCGGGGCTTTGTCCCGATCGACGACGCCATGCGCGTCATGGTCGATGGCCAGCCGGTTCCCCATCTCTGGGCCGTGGGCGATGTGACCGGCAAGCTAATGCTGGCCCACACCGCTGCTGCCCAAGGCACCGTTGCTGTGGACAACATTCTTGGCCATGCGCGCGAGATCGACTACCGCAGCATTCCGGCAGCCACCTTCACCCATCCCGAGATCAGCTCCGTTGGCCTGAGCGAGGCGGATGCCAAGGCTCTGGCGGAGAAGGATGGCTTCCAGCTCGGTTCCGTGCGCAGTTATTTCAAGGCCAATTCCAAAGCTCTGGCTGAGCTGGACAGCGATGGCCTGATGAAGCTGCTGTTCAACAAAACCAGTGGTGAAGTGCTTGGCGCCCACATCTATGGGCTTCATGCCGCCGACCTGATCCAGGAGGTGGCCAATGCCGTTGCCCGGCGCCAGAGCGTGCGTCAGCTCGCTACCGAAGTGCACACCCATCCGACCCTCAGCGAGGTGGTGGAGGTCGCTTACAAGCAGGCTGCCGCCCAGGTGGCCGCCTGA
- a CDS encoding hydrogenase subunit MbhD domain-containing protein: MTPSYVLPPLVGIPLIGLALVRCSDPWKALVLRSSLGSFAALLFATYGAVDVAVTEALVGTLLSTLLYTVAIKSTTTFRLLQDPQASMAPAQEQRLRQLLSMVGLRLELIGIAPSKATGDLHAAFIHNEENQPTVLMRHPSLLTELTACDADAVREMNLILDPSLRSP, from the coding sequence ATGACTCCCAGCTATGTGCTTCCGCCCCTGGTGGGCATTCCCCTGATTGGCCTGGCCCTCGTGCGTTGCAGCGATCCCTGGAAGGCCCTCGTCTTGCGGAGCAGCTTGGGCAGCTTCGCTGCTTTGCTCTTCGCCACATACGGCGCTGTTGATGTGGCTGTGACCGAAGCCCTGGTGGGCACCCTGCTGTCGACGCTCCTCTACACCGTTGCCATCAAAAGCACCACCACATTCCGCCTCCTCCAAGATCCCCAAGCCTCGATGGCCCCTGCGCAAGAGCAGAGGCTCAGACAGCTCCTGTCCATGGTGGGGCTGCGTCTCGAGCTCATTGGAATCGCCCCGTCCAAAGCAACTGGAGACCTTCATGCAGCCTTCATCCACAACGAAGAGAACCAACCCACCGTTCTCATGCGACATCCCTCGTTGCTGACCGAGCTCACCGCCTGTGACGCTGATGCGGTCAGGGAGATGAATCTGATTCTCGATCCCTCGCTGAGAAGCCCTTGA
- the sodX gene encoding nickel-type superoxide dismutase maturation protease: MLLFCGRRLLLRIEGRSMQPTLEPGDRVLVRRLGRKPAPGLGSVVVTWHPQHSTLRLIKRLSRMDSNGLWLLGDNPAESTDSRQLGAVPTNLLIGEVVGRLPLGESEQGR; this comes from the coding sequence TTGCTGCTTTTTTGTGGCCGACGGCTGCTGCTGCGCATCGAAGGACGATCGATGCAACCCACCCTTGAACCCGGAGACCGGGTTCTGGTCAGACGACTGGGACGGAAGCCCGCGCCCGGACTGGGATCCGTGGTCGTGACCTGGCATCCACAGCACAGCACGCTGCGCCTGATCAAGCGCCTGAGCCGAATGGACAGCAACGGGCTTTGGTTGCTCGGAGACAATCCCGCCGAAAGCACCGACAGCCGCCAACTCGGAGCGGTGCCAACCAACCTGTTGATTGGCGAGGTGGTGGGCCGGCTCCCGCTCGGGGAATCAGAACAAGGCCGGTGA
- the murA gene encoding UDP-N-acetylglucosamine 1-carboxyvinyltransferase: protein MVAVAQTSQESLKQRLNVSGGRDLSGTLKVSGAKNSALVLMTASLLSAETVELSNVPALTDIDGMTAILESLGVHVDRISDRIRLTASTLSGSTPPYELVNSLRASFFSIGPLLGRLGHARVPLPGGCRIGARPVVEHIRGLKALGAVVNVEHGIVTASVPGSRKRLTGAQIVLDCPSVGATETLLMAAVLADGVSTIENAAHEPEVQDLANLLNTMGARVRGAGGPLITIEGVEQLHGCSNYPVIPDRIEAGTFLMAAAITRSTMVVEPVIPEHLSAVIQKLRDCGCSIDINGRAITITPGVVTAVDITTQPFPGFPTDLQAPFMALMCTAKGTSVISEKIYENRLQHVAELQRMGASIRLEGSTAIVEGVAQLSAAPVTGTDLRAAAAMVLAGLSAKGTTQVSGLKHLDRGYDDLEHKLNAVGAEVKRNIS, encoded by the coding sequence ATGGTGGCCGTTGCACAAACGTCTCAGGAGAGTCTCAAGCAACGTCTGAATGTCAGTGGTGGCCGCGACTTGAGCGGGACCCTCAAGGTCAGCGGTGCAAAGAATTCTGCGCTGGTGTTGATGACGGCAAGCCTCCTCAGCGCGGAGACCGTCGAACTCAGCAATGTCCCCGCACTGACGGACATCGATGGCATGACCGCCATTCTTGAATCCCTGGGGGTGCATGTGGATCGAATCTCCGACCGCATTCGTCTCACCGCAAGCACGCTCAGCGGCTCGACACCGCCCTACGAACTGGTTAACAGCCTGCGCGCCAGCTTCTTCAGCATCGGGCCCCTGCTGGGACGACTCGGCCACGCACGGGTACCCCTGCCAGGCGGCTGCCGCATTGGGGCACGTCCGGTTGTTGAGCACATCCGCGGCCTCAAAGCCCTTGGTGCCGTCGTGAACGTCGAGCATGGAATTGTCACAGCCTCTGTTCCTGGGAGCAGAAAACGCCTGACAGGCGCTCAGATCGTTCTCGATTGCCCCAGCGTCGGCGCTACGGAAACACTTCTGATGGCTGCTGTGCTGGCGGACGGCGTCTCCACGATTGAGAACGCTGCACATGAGCCTGAGGTGCAGGACCTTGCCAACCTGCTGAACACAATGGGAGCTCGGGTGAGGGGAGCAGGTGGCCCGTTGATCACCATTGAAGGGGTGGAACAGCTACATGGATGCAGCAACTATCCGGTGATTCCCGATCGGATCGAAGCGGGGACCTTCCTGATGGCTGCAGCGATCACACGCTCAACCATGGTTGTTGAACCCGTGATTCCAGAGCATCTCAGCGCTGTGATTCAGAAGCTTCGGGACTGCGGCTGCTCCATCGACATCAACGGCCGAGCCATCACGATCACACCGGGCGTGGTCACGGCCGTGGACATCACCACCCAACCTTTCCCGGGATTCCCCACCGATCTGCAGGCGCCGTTCATGGCTCTGATGTGCACGGCGAAAGGGACCAGTGTGATCAGCGAGAAGATCTATGAAAACCGGCTGCAACACGTGGCCGAACTGCAGCGCATGGGGGCGTCCATTCGTCTCGAAGGCAGCACCGCCATTGTTGAAGGTGTGGCTCAGCTCAGCGCTGCGCCCGTCACCGGCACCGACCTTCGTGCCGCCGCAGCCATGGTGTTGGCTGGTCTTTCAGCCAAGGGAACCACTCAAGTCTCTGGGCTGAAGCACCTCGACCGCGGCTACGACGACCTCGAGCACAAGCTCAACGCTGTGGGCGCTGAGGTGAAGCGCAACATCTCCTGA
- a CDS encoding monovalent cation/H(+) antiporter subunit G: MNAILPTIAWCLIGLGIVLWFWGTLPLFLRRSIFFRLHALTVADTIGSLLIVVGLLLLRSREWPLLLLSLVSLVLWNSTFSIVLSRLAAEDATDPETGVLKEEAVR, from the coding sequence ATGAACGCCATTCTTCCCACCATTGCCTGGTGTCTGATTGGGCTCGGGATTGTGCTCTGGTTCTGGGGAACGCTTCCCCTGTTCTTGCGTCGCTCAATCTTCTTTCGGCTTCATGCCCTCACCGTTGCCGACACCATTGGCTCCCTTCTGATCGTGGTTGGCCTTCTGTTGCTGCGCAGCCGTGAGTGGCCCTTGCTGCTGCTCAGTCTTGTCAGCCTGGTGCTGTGGAATTCCACCTTCAGCATTGTTTTGAGTCGATTGGCCGCAGAGGACGCCACCGATCCTGAAACCGGTGTTCTCAAGGAGGAAGCCGTCCGATGA
- a CDS encoding MnhB domain-containing protein: MSASLMPLLALLGLLITLARTAIGLVQGMEEVVPAPLSVHALVDQFGVPNLVTPIVLDLRLYDTLGEVIVFTLASMGVHHLLSSEDAEHDLKPAEDEAAVVLFRLGAILNTLIAVELAVRGHLSPGGGFAAGVAGGTALALVLLFGGSAEATGAYRRIHAKTLEESAVLMFILLSLVLLEGFNLPVGEYGAVLSGGLLPILNVLVGLKVTLGSWGMIQQFLTTNQLH; this comes from the coding sequence TTGAGCGCTTCACTCATGCCTCTACTCGCCCTCCTCGGCCTGCTGATCACGCTGGCCAGAACAGCGATCGGGCTCGTGCAAGGGATGGAGGAGGTCGTTCCTGCACCCCTCTCCGTGCATGCACTGGTGGATCAGTTCGGCGTTCCCAATCTGGTCACACCCATCGTTCTGGATCTCAGGCTTTACGACACATTGGGCGAGGTCATTGTTTTCACGTTGGCCTCAATGGGCGTGCATCACTTGCTGAGCAGCGAGGATGCAGAGCACGATCTCAAACCAGCCGAAGACGAAGCGGCTGTGGTGCTCTTCCGTCTCGGTGCCATCCTCAACACATTGATCGCCGTTGAACTCGCTGTGCGAGGGCACTTAAGTCCAGGGGGTGGATTTGCCGCTGGCGTGGCAGGCGGAACGGCACTGGCTCTTGTGCTTTTGTTCGGAGGCTCCGCTGAGGCAACGGGGGCTTATCGCAGGATTCATGCCAAGACGCTTGAAGAAAGCGCTGTGCTGATGTTCATACTGCTGAGCCTGGTGCTGCTGGAAGGCTTCAATCTCCCGGTGGGCGAGTACGGAGCCGTTCTCAGTGGAGGCCTACTTCCCATCCTCAATGTGCTGGTTGGCCTGAAGGTGACGCTGGGGTCCTGGGGAATGATCCAGCAATTCCTCACCACCAACCAGCTGCATTAA
- the sodN gene encoding superoxide dismutase, Ni produces the protein MLRSALSALASALPAPVAEAHCDGPCGVYDPASARVAAEAVLSMTKKLKAMEAPAAGDAAALAAYNNTFGRYVAIKEEEAQKTKKELLILWTDYFKPDHLATFPDLHDTFWKAAKLCSACKVNIDQAKAEELMAAVEKIHGMFWQSKGRSDAWVTAS, from the coding sequence ATGCTGCGCTCGGCCCTTTCCGCCCTTGCATCTGCCCTCCCTGCCCCCGTGGCAGAAGCCCATTGTGACGGTCCTTGTGGCGTGTACGACCCGGCTTCCGCTCGCGTGGCAGCCGAAGCCGTGCTGTCGATGACCAAAAAGCTGAAGGCGATGGAAGCTCCCGCCGCTGGTGACGCTGCTGCGCTGGCCGCTTACAACAACACCTTCGGCCGCTACGTGGCCATCAAGGAAGAGGAAGCACAGAAGACCAAGAAAGAGCTGTTGATCCTCTGGACCGACTACTTCAAGCCCGATCACCTGGCCACCTTCCCCGACCTGCACGACACCTTCTGGAAAGCAGCCAAACTCTGCAGCGCCTGCAAGGTGAACATCGATCAGGCCAAGGCCGAGGAACTGATGGCCGCCGTTGAGAAAATCCACGGCATGTTCTGGCAGTCCAAGGGCCGTTCCGACGCCTGGGTCACCGCATCCTGA